GCCGGAGACGGCGGTCGACCGACTTCTGGCGGAGCGACGGGACGAACTGGTCACGAAGTGGACCCGCTCGCTGGAAGTCGCCGACCGGCTCCGCTCGGACCTCGTTCCGCAGCCATCGCGCGACGGACACTTCTGGCCGGGATCGCTCGGCAGCGACGGGATGCTCACGGCCCTGCGACACCACGCTCGAGCGACCGACGAGCGGGTGCGGATGATCGCTGGAATTCCGTACGAGTACGCCCGAGCAGACGCCCTCCGTTCGGAAACGGACGTCTTCTTCGAGGAACTCGCGGGGGATATCGACGTCGACCTCGTTTGCAGTGCGGGCGTCCTCGAGAAACTCGCGGATTCGATTCCGTCGGCCGCCGCCGATCATGCCGCCGACGTTCGAGTGCGAGGGGTCCCTGATCTACCCCTCTCGTTCGACATCGTTGATGGGACGACGGCGACGATCGAGATCCCCCATCCGCGGACGAACACCGATCGGTTCGGCGTGATCGGTCTCACCGACTCCCGAATCGTCAACCGACTCGAGCGGCAGTTCCAGCAACTCTGGGACGAGGCGACGCCGGTATTGTGATCGTTCGAGCCGCCGCCCCTGCCTTCCTCGAGACTCCGTCGATCGCGCGGCTCGTCGCGGGTTTTCGCTACTCGGCTCCCGGTCGGATTTAGGTCGTGCGAAAAATTATAAGAAAATTGAGAAGTTATATGTGGGTGGGCGTCCTCTACTAGATCGTAATGAGTACGCAGAAGTCCGTTCAGCAGGAGGCCGGCACCGTCGAGGAGAACGCGCTCAGACTCGAGCCCGAGAAGGCCGAACAGATCATCGAGGCGCTGAACCGCGACCTCGCGGATTCCTACGTCCTCTACCACCAGCTCCACAAGCACCACTGGAACGTCGAGGGCGCGGAGTTCCT
Above is a genomic segment from Haloterrigena salifodinae containing:
- a CDS encoding TrmB family transcriptional regulator, giving the protein MSALRELGVSSYEESAYRTLLVTGPSTAADVATASDVPRGRIYDVLNGLSARRLVRTRSADPKRYVAVEPETAVDRLLAERRDELVTKWTRSLEVADRLRSDLVPQPSRDGHFWPGSLGSDGMLTALRHHARATDERVRMIAGIPYEYARADALRSETDVFFEELAGDIDVDLVCSAGVLEKLADSIPSAAADHAADVRVRGVPDLPLSFDIVDGTTATIEIPHPRTNTDRFGVIGLTDSRIVNRLERQFQQLWDEATPVL